A stretch of Gemmobacter fulvus DNA encodes these proteins:
- a CDS encoding calcium-binding protein → MALVMQSGADGFDFSMLREVPQRVVNAGPVSFPFDLVDVEIFGESYSLDFPDLDANSGLAALLRDGRALGVMGDDIRFAGNGLLQSGTATLLLGFEDEEPEFMLAGVSVEVSRLIAVGRTATTQDDSALLAELLRGDDVMLGNDDYATDDVLNGRGGRDVLGGYAGDDRLAGGRGDDVLLGGAGRDTLEGGAGQDILLADAGNDILRGGFGNDVLAALMGAHGLTGGKGRDIFGFGAGSIGSVIRDFRDGTDRIAFDIEGLTFADLRITQLGPDVVRVAGDGFAFRVAGLRVEDLGRADFLFGTAAQDSVAASLDAFLDGWAYSV, encoded by the coding sequence ATGGCCCTTGTGATGCAATCCGGCGCGGACGGATTTGATTTCAGCATGTTGCGCGAGGTGCCGCAGAGGGTGGTCAATGCCGGGCCGGTCTCCTTTCCCTTTGATCTGGTGGATGTCGAAATCTTCGGCGAATCCTACAGCCTCGACTTCCCGGATCTTGATGCGAACTCCGGTCTGGCGGCGCTGCTGCGCGATGGCCGTGCGCTGGGGGTGATGGGCGATGACATCCGCTTTGCAGGCAATGGCCTGTTGCAAAGCGGCACGGCCACTCTGCTGCTCGGCTTTGAGGATGAAGAGCCGGAATTCATGCTCGCCGGGGTGAGCGTGGAGGTGAGCCGTCTGATTGCCGTTGGCCGGACGGCGACGACGCAGGACGATTCGGCGCTGCTGGCCGAGCTGCTGCGCGGTGATGATGTGATGTTGGGTAACGACGATTACGCCACCGACGATGTGCTGAACGGGCGGGGCGGCCGCGACGTGCTGGGGGGATATGCGGGCGATGACCGGCTGGCTGGCGGGCGGGGCGATGATGTTCTGCTTGGCGGCGCTGGCCGCGATACGCTGGAGGGCGGGGCCGGGCAGGACATTCTACTGGCCGATGCCGGGAATGACATCCTGCGCGGCGGTTTTGGTAATGACGTGCTGGCAGCCTTGATGGGCGCGCATGGCCTGACCGGCGGCAAGGGCCGCGACATCTTTGGCTTTGGCGCTGGCAGCATTGGCAGCGTGATCCGCGATTTTCGCGATGGCACCGACCGGATTGCCTTTGACATCGAAGGGCTGACCTTTGCCGACCTGCGCATCACCCAGCTTGGCCCCGATGTGGTGCGCGTGGCGGGTGATGGCTTTGCGTTTCGGGTGGCGGGGCTGCGCGTGGAGGATCTGGGGCGCGCGGATTTTCTGTTTGGGACGGCGGCCCAGGACAGCGTGGCAGCCAGCTTGGATGCGTTTCTGGATGGTTGGGCCTATTCCGTCTGA
- a CDS encoding DEAD/DEAH box helicase produces MTDLDIAAPLAAALAAKGYESLTPVQTAVLAPEVAGRDVLVSAQTGSGKTVAFGIAMAPEVLAGADRLLFADVPLALIIAPTRELAQQVARELTWLYAETGAQIATCVGGMDYRTEKRTLDRGAHIVVGTPGRLRDHIERGSLDLSNLKAAVLDEADEMLDLGFREDLEFILQSAPDTRRTMMFSATVPKAIAELAKDFQRDALRLQTAGEAKQHVDIEYRALNVSARDKEHAIFNMLRYYEARTAIVFCKTRMAVNHLLARMGNRGFQVVALSGELSQTERMHALQALRDGRARVCIATDVAARGIDLPGLELVIHADLPTNSETLLHRSGRTGRAGQKGVSALIVAPAEFRKAQRLLQGAKVVAEWAKAPSADEVQERDDARLLEHPSLLEAPGDEMTLAQTLIERFSPEHIAAAFVRLWREGRSAPEVLQDMATPGQPAAPRERGEFGESVWFTLSVGHSGRAEARWLLPKLCDAVGITKTEIGAIRVQTDETFVQIAKSVAGKFGAAMEIEEGVSMRRLDGEPTLERPERAPARKPAARDRSDRPAYAPKPSRFVEDGEEAAPRKPYAKREDSAPRPYVKREEGDRKPYTPREDGERKPYAKREDSERKPFVKREDGDRKPWAPRNDGPKPAYAPRDDAAPRKPYAKREDGDRKPYAKRDDADRKPYAPREEGAKRPYAPRAAADGAASADRKPRWKEGDKPAGDKPFGAKAPRSAGFKTHGGAEGKPARAAGFKSHSSEGKSFGKPGAKAKPAPAPRDAKDTSKRFVPPKKK; encoded by the coding sequence ATGACCGATCTCGATATTGCGGCGCCGCTTGCAGCGGCCCTCGCCGCCAAGGGCTATGAATCCCTTACCCCCGTGCAAACCGCCGTTCTGGCCCCCGAAGTTGCCGGGCGCGATGTGCTGGTTTCGGCGCAGACCGGCTCGGGCAAGACGGTGGCCTTTGGCATCGCCATGGCCCCCGAAGTGCTGGCCGGTGCCGACCGTCTGCTGTTCGCCGATGTGCCGCTGGCGCTGATCATCGCGCCGACGCGCGAACTGGCGCAGCAGGTTGCGCGCGAGCTGACCTGGCTTTACGCCGAAACCGGGGCGCAGATTGCGACCTGTGTGGGCGGCATGGATTACCGCACCGAAAAGCGCACGCTGGATCGGGGCGCGCATATCGTTGTCGGCACGCCCGGCCGTCTGCGCGACCATATCGAACGCGGCAGCCTCGATCTGTCCAACCTCAAGGCCGCCGTGCTGGACGAGGCGGATGAGATGCTTGACCTTGGGTTCCGTGAGGATCTGGAATTCATCCTGCAATCCGCGCCGGACACCCGCCGCACTATGATGTTTTCGGCCACCGTGCCGAAGGCGATTGCCGAACTCGCCAAGGATTTCCAGCGCGATGCGCTGCGTCTGCAAACGGCGGGCGAGGCCAAGCAGCATGTCGATATCGAATACCGCGCACTGAACGTCTCGGCGCGCGACAAGGAACACGCGATCTTCAACATGCTGCGCTATTACGAAGCGCGCACGGCGATCGTGTTCTGCAAGACCCGCATGGCGGTGAATCACCTGCTGGCCCGCATGGGCAACCGCGGGTTTCAGGTTGTCGCCCTGTCGGGGGAACTGAGCCAGACCGAGCGGATGCACGCGCTGCAAGCGCTGCGTGATGGCCGGGCGCGCGTGTGTATCGCCACCGACGTGGCGGCACGTGGCATCGACCTTCCGGGGTTGGAACTGGTGATCCATGCCGACCTGCCGACCAACAGCGAAACCCTGCTGCACCGTTCGGGCCGCACCGGGCGCGCGGGTCAGAAAGGCGTCTCGGCGCTGATCGTGGCCCCGGCGGAGTTCCGCAAGGCGCAGCGCCTGCTGCAAGGTGCCAAGGTCGTTGCCGAATGGGCCAAGGCTCCCTCGGCGGATGAGGTTCAGGAACGCGATGACGCGCGCCTGCTGGAACATCCGTCGCTGCTGGAAGCACCGGGCGACGAGATGACGCTGGCGCAGACGCTGATCGAGCGGTTCAGCCCGGAACATATCGCCGCCGCCTTTGTGCGCCTGTGGCGCGAAGGCCGCTCGGCGCCGGAAGTGCTGCAAGACATGGCGACGCCGGGCCAGCCCGCTGCGCCGCGCGAACGTGGCGAGTTTGGCGAAAGCGTGTGGTTCACCTTGTCGGTCGGCCATTCGGGCCGCGCCGAAGCGCGCTGGCTGCTGCCGAAGCTCTGCGATGCAGTGGGGATCACCAAGACCGAAATCGGTGCCATCCGCGTGCAGACCGATGAAACCTTCGTGCAGATCGCCAAATCGGTGGCCGGCAAGTTCGGTGCCGCGATGGAGATCGAAGAGGGCGTTTCGATGCGCCGCCTTGACGGCGAGCCGACGTTGGAGCGCCCCGAGCGCGCACCTGCCCGCAAGCCCGCCGCGCGCGACCGCTCTGACCGGCCCGCCTATGCGCCGAAGCCCTCGCGCTTTGTCGAGGATGGCGAAGAGGCCGCGCCGCGCAAGCCCTATGCCAAGCGCGAAGACAGCGCCCCGCGCCCCTATGTCAAGCGCGAGGAAGGCGACCGCAAACCTTATACCCCGCGTGAGGATGGCGAGCGCAAGCCCTATGCCAAACGCGAGGACAGCGAGCGCAAGCCGTTCGTGAAACGCGAGGACGGCGACCGCAAACCCTGGGCCCCGCGCAACGACGGCCCGAAACCGGCCTATGCACCGCGCGATGATGCGGCCCCGCGCAAACCCTATGCCAAGCGTGAAGACGGCGACCGCAAGCCCTATGCCAAGCGGGACGATGCCGACCGCAAACCCTATGCCCCGCGCGAAGAGGGGGCAAAGCGCCCCTATGCGCCGCGTGCGGCGGCTGACGGTGCCGCCTCGGCAGACCGCAAACCGCGCTGGAAAGAGGGCGACAAACCGGCTGGCGACAAGCCGTTCGGTGCCAAGGCTCCGCGCTCGGCAGGGTTCAAGACGCATGGCGGTGCCGAGGGCAAACCGGCACGCGCCGCAGGGTTCAAATCGCATTCCAGCGAGGGCAAGAGCTTTGGCAAACCCGGTGCCAAGGCAAAACCCGCCCCGGCCCCGCGCGACGCCAAGGATACGTCGAAGCGCTTTGTGCCGCCGAAAAAGAAATGA
- a CDS encoding enoyl-CoA hydratase/isomerase family protein yields MIDLTIDGGLWTVTLNRPDKANSLTKDMLEALDAIALRAAREGARVLVLTGAGRVFSAGADLDEARAGLATDSVWERLSGRIAALPCLTIAALNGTLAGGAMGMALACDLRLAVPGAKVFYPVMKLGFLPQPSDPTRLAALIGPARAKMILMAGVKASMEEALNWGLVDRIVPPEALMAEVAALAADAQGATATHVAGIKALIP; encoded by the coding sequence ATGATTGACCTGACGATTGACGGCGGCCTGTGGACCGTAACGCTGAACCGGCCCGACAAGGCGAATTCGCTGACCAAGGACATGCTGGAGGCGCTGGACGCCATCGCCCTGCGCGCCGCCCGCGAAGGCGCGCGCGTGCTGGTGCTGACCGGGGCGGGCAGGGTGTTTTCCGCCGGGGCCGATCTGGACGAGGCCCGCGCCGGTCTGGCCACCGACAGCGTGTGGGAGCGGCTGTCGGGCCGTATTGCCGCCCTGCCCTGCCTGACCATCGCCGCCTTGAACGGCACGCTGGCCGGGGGCGCGATGGGCATGGCGCTGGCCTGTGATCTGCGGCTGGCAGTGCCGGGCGCGAAGGTGTTCTATCCGGTGATGAAACTGGGTTTCCTGCCGCAACCCTCGGATCCTACGCGGCTTGCGGCGCTGATCGGCCCCGCCCGCGCCAAGATGATCCTGATGGCCGGGGTCAAGGCCAGCATGGAAGAGGCGCTGAACTGGGGGCTGGTCGACCGGATTGTGCCGCCCGAGGCGCTGATGGCCGAGGTGGCCGCCCTTGCCGCCGATGCCCAGGGCGCCACGGCAACACATGTGGCGGGCATCAAGGCACTGATCCCCTGA
- a CDS encoding SDR family oxidoreductase encodes MQGRVVAITGANRGIGAAAARVFAEAGAQVALLARDQASTARLAAELPGTAIALACDVADAGQVQAAIDAVVARFGRLDVLINNAGVIEPIARIDSIAPEDWARTMQINLNGVFHGMRAALPVMKAQRSGTIITISSGAAHRPLEGWAAYCASKAGAAMLTKAAHLEEGATLRIMGLSPGTVATDMQVRIKASGVNAVSALDPSAHIPADWAARTLLWMCGPAGDALRGQEVSLRDDNIRRQVGLIA; translated from the coding sequence ATGCAAGGCAGGGTAGTGGCGATTACCGGCGCAAACCGGGGCATCGGGGCGGCGGCCGCGCGGGTTTTTGCCGAGGCGGGCGCACAGGTTGCACTGCTGGCACGCGATCAGGCCAGCACCGCACGGCTGGCGGCAGAGCTGCCGGGCACGGCCATCGCGCTGGCCTGCGACGTGGCCGATGCGGGGCAGGTTCAGGCGGCGATTGACGCGGTTGTGGCCCGGTTCGGGCGTCTGGACGTGCTGATCAACAATGCCGGCGTGATCGAGCCGATTGCGCGGATCGACAGCATCGCGCCAGAGGATTGGGCCCGCACCATGCAGATCAACCTGAATGGCGTCTTTCATGGCATGCGCGCCGCGCTTCCGGTGATGAAGGCGCAGAGGTCTGGCACGATCATCACGATTTCGTCAGGTGCGGCGCATCGCCCGCTGGAAGGGTGGGCCGCCTATTGCGCCAGCAAGGCGGGGGCCGCCATGCTGACCAAGGCCGCGCATCTGGAAGAGGGCGCGACGCTGCGCATCATGGGCCTGTCGCCCGGCACTGTCGCCACCGACATGCAGGTGCGGATCAAGGCCTCGGGGGTGAATGCGGTCAGCGCGCTGGACCCTTCGGCGCATATTCCCGCCGACTGGGCCGCGCGCACGCTGCTGTGGATGTGCGGCCCGGCAGGCGATGCCCTGCGCGGGCAAGAGGTATCCTTGCGCGATGACAACATCCGCAGACAGGTGGGGCTGATTGCATGA
- a CDS encoding DUF2125 domain-containing protein: MTQWKFMCSTALVALVAANAALADVTPDEVWENWKTLSTSYGQTITTQSEVTDGDALIISGLEIKSSQDGAEASITVEELTFTDNGDGSVDVTMSDSYPMTIRADGIDGKPDVVTTLTISHPELVITASGSAAETRYDFEGPTLAVKLDGVEGTDAPTDMKVDVTVTDLAGNYIVTGDEAKAISSNMTAAALAMVIAGTDPEDGSKISANFSLADLAGTASGKTVADMTDLAAALKAGFGSEGSFTYGATSYDMTVNEPAGETKVTGGAAGGDLNFVMDAARLGYGGGAKDVTVSISGAQIPFPQVNLAYKEGAFNFVMPVSKGDAPSDFALMTKLVDLTISDEIWAMFDPTNQLPRDPMTLVLDTKGTAKLNVDLMDQKAMEALGEGMPGELNSLDLTALQLKMAGAEVTGTGALTFDNTDLVTFGGVPAPTGKVELKAVGVNGLLDKLMAMGLVPEDQMMGARMMLGMFAKVVEGQPDTMTSTLEFKDKGFFANGMQLQ, from the coding sequence ATGACCCAGTGGAAATTCATGTGCTCCACCGCATTGGTGGCCCTTGTGGCCGCAAACGCCGCACTTGCAGACGTGACGCCGGATGAAGTCTGGGAAAACTGGAAAACGCTCAGCACCTCCTATGGCCAGACGATCACCACGCAAAGCGAAGTGACGGATGGTGATGCGCTGATCATTTCGGGACTGGAGATCAAATCGTCGCAGGACGGGGCCGAGGCGTCGATCACTGTCGAAGAGCTGACCTTCACCGACAATGGCGATGGCTCTGTCGATGTCACGATGAGCGACAGCTATCCGATGACGATCCGCGCCGATGGCATTGACGGTAAGCCCGATGTGGTCACGACGCTGACTATCAGCCACCCGGAGCTGGTGATCACCGCCTCGGGCAGCGCCGCAGAAACCCGATATGATTTTGAAGGCCCGACGCTGGCCGTCAAGCTGGATGGGGTCGAGGGCACCGACGCCCCGACCGACATGAAGGTCGACGTGACCGTGACCGATCTGGCCGGGAACTACATCGTCACTGGCGATGAGGCCAAGGCGATCAGCAGCAACATGACCGCAGCGGCGCTGGCCATGGTGATTGCAGGCACCGACCCCGAGGATGGCAGCAAGATCAGCGCCAATTTCAGCCTTGCCGATCTGGCGGGCACCGCCAGCGGCAAGACCGTGGCCGACATGACCGATCTTGCCGCCGCGCTGAAGGCAGGCTTCGGGTCGGAAGGCAGCTTTACCTATGGCGCCACCAGCTATGACATGACGGTGAACGAGCCCGCAGGCGAAACCAAGGTCACCGGCGGTGCGGCAGGGGGCGACCTGAACTTTGTGATGGACGCGGCCCGCCTTGGCTATGGTGGCGGCGCGAAAGACGTGACGGTCAGCATTTCCGGGGCGCAGATCCCGTTCCCGCAGGTCAATCTGGCCTATAAGGAAGGCGCGTTCAACTTTGTGATGCCGGTCTCCAAGGGCGATGCACCGTCGGATTTCGCGCTGATGACGAAACTGGTCGATCTGACTATTTCGGATGAGATCTGGGCGATGTTCGATCCGACCAACCAGTTGCCGCGCGATCCGATGACGCTGGTTCTGGATACCAAGGGTACGGCCAAGCTGAATGTCGACCTGATGGATCAGAAGGCGATGGAAGCCCTGGGCGAAGGCATGCCGGGCGAGCTGAACTCGCTGGATCTGACGGCGCTGCAACTGAAGATGGCAGGCGCCGAAGTGACCGGCACCGGCGCGCTGACCTTCGACAACACCGATCTGGTCACCTTTGGCGGTGTGCCCGCCCCGACCGGCAAGGTGGAGTTGAAGGCCGTGGGCGTGAATGGCCTGCTCGACAAGCTGATGGCGATGGGTCTGGTGCCCGAAGATCAGATGATGGGCGCGCGCATGATGCTGGGCATGTTTGCCAAGGTCGTGGAAGGCCAGCCCGATACCATGACCTCCACGCTGGAGTTCAAGGACAAGGGCTTCTTCGCCAATGGCATGCAGCTGCAATAA